The DNA region CTGACACTCCGTGCGCGCGCTGACACAAAGTCGCAGTCGCGGGTAATAGTTTCGGAAAAGGCTAAGTTTAAGACTATTAAAGATATTTATGCAACTAGTGTACTATCTTGTAGCTTATTTCTTAGCAGCACGTTCAGCAGCCAAAACTTTAGCGGTACCGTGCAAAGCGTGTTTGTGGTTTCTTCTGAATTTTGGATCAACGCCCTTCAAAGATGGGTACTTGTAGgtctttggcttcttgatACCGTTTCTGTGAGCCTTTCTAGTCTGGTTGTGAGCGGTATGGTTCTTGGATTTAGCCATTTTCTATACATCAAACAAAACAGTTAGTAACGCGATTTGTCTTGAATATAACGGAGCTTGCAAAGCTCGTTGCCCCAATCTGTCATACGTACGATTTGTCCTTTCTAGGTGTCTTCAGAAGCTCCTTCGTTGAATTGGCCGTCTCCTTTGAAGATACACTGTAACAGTTATAACCTATGTTGCCCAGTATGTCACAGGAAGCGAAGGATAGCACACTAGCGTGTGTCCCATTGCACGAACTCTGCGGCTCCCATCGGCCATTCTGCAAATTGATGGTTGCAGCGCATGGCGAGACAAAGTTGAGTCACTCACGAAGCCGCCAAGGTGCCGCCAGGAGCTGTGTAGATTTGGTGCTGAACCCGGAAAAACTCGTAAAGACTGGGTGTACGGATGTACGTCCAGATGTACGGAAGTTTGTGACTGCAATCTCCGTTACCCGGATTTTACCAACTGCAAACACATGCGACCGCTAGTTATCACCAGAATTGGCTTGGTATCGGTTGCTTCAgcaagctgctggtgcACTTGGCGCGTGTATGAATATGCTTTAATAAAAAGGAGATTTACATAGACTTCGTGttgctctttcttttcttgTCTCTGTTCATGATCGGGAAATGACGGTCCCGATGGGCAAAATTTTGTACATTACTCGTTGGTTCGTGAAGTTTCCACTGATTCACTTTAACTTGTTGAACAGCCTTGGCGCAACACAGCCGTCCAAATAGTGTTGCAAATGGAAGAATTCCTCCACACAGTCTTCTTTGTATTCTAGATCTTCGTAGCCcggctgttgctgttgcagcTGGACTCTCTCGGCACACTCCATGTAATGGTGGACAACTTCCTTACCCTCGGGTGTTTGTTTGCACTCCTCTCTCAATTCGTCCAGTTGgtcagcagcttcttcttcttcttcttcttcttcgtcttcatcctcatcttcctcatcctcgtcgttTTCCTCGTTCTCCTGCGACTAGAGTTAGTAAACAGACATATTTAGCGCACTTGGACATCGAACTCGCTTAAACATACTTCTTCTACATCGTCTTCAGCCTTGGCAACTGTAGGGACAAAAGAGTCCTTAATCTCCTCAAAAAACTCAGTGACTGCAGTGATCATCGTGTGAACCTTAGCCTTGTAAACTATATCGCCAGCGGTACCCAACTCTCTTGAGATTCACTGCAATATATAAATTCTCGTAAACAAGTTGGTATTATATCGGCTTCAGCGTGGAAAATAGCCAGGGAGAGAAAAAACGATGCGATTTCATTGGCCCTCGAGAGTGAACATCAGTCACGTGATACTTTCAAAACTGTTCATTAAAACACGATAAACGCTGTTAAATACTGGTATTCATTAGTGGCTATGCCTTGTTGGATGCATTCTTCGTGGCCAGCAGCTGTCTTATGTAGGTGCAGGCCAATTCAACCGTAGTGGCCTTTGACGGGATCGGTATCGACTCCTTCAGTTCCGGCGGTAGCAGCGAGCTCAGATCTGTCAGCGCGCTGTTTAGACGGTTTCTGCGGCCCTGTTCGGCCACCTTGTGtacttctttctttgacaGCTCGCCGTCGTCGCTGGAGCCATTC from Torulaspora globosa chromosome 3, complete sequence includes:
- the QCR6 gene encoding ubiquinol--cytochrome-c reductase subunit 6 (ancestral locus Anc_7.190) yields the protein MITAVTEFFEEIKDSFVPTVAKAEDDVEEENEENDEDEEDEDEDEEEEEEEEAADQLDELREECKQTPEGKEVVHHYMECAERVQLQQQQPGYEDLEYKEDCVEEFFHLQHYLDGCVAPRLFNKLK
- the RPL29 gene encoding 60S ribosomal protein eL29 (ancestral locus Anc_7.189), with amino-acid sequence MAKSKNHTAHNQTRKAHRNGIKKPKTYKYPSLKGVDPKFRRNHKHALHGTAKVLAAERAAKK